The Hypomesus transpacificus isolate Combined female chromosome 3, fHypTra1, whole genome shotgun sequence genome has a window encoding:
- the LOC124465206 gene encoding cell division cycle-associated protein 4-like isoform X3, whose product MGRNGAEQKLLVACTKVETCSSWDRGAMLMPVPSTGKRSNMFPKGTKRKFSDSADEPGAAGEETQSSSMAMRMLSSYSLQRQSLLDMSLIKLQLCHMLVEPNLCRSVLIANTVRQIQEEMTQDGTWQIMTQALSAAQCPADHLVATEVLCRQAEAAQGEQGPKPLSEEEEGYHEEDEEEEEDEEEEEVVVEEGEGKVTMSSGIPQAPAPYLPGNFGLDPRWEEDHDEEEDEEEDSEECGSGSEGEEGDNRLVGDSRTAEQVFGTFEIKTPAPSPDPALEELFSDVDASYYDLDTVLTGMQSAPKMGPYDLLESLSSHGPSALSSGSSCRADLNELDHIMEIIVGS is encoded by the exons ATGGGCAGAAATGGTGCAGAACAAAAGCTGCTTGTTGCTTGTACAAAGGTTGAGACGTGCAGCAGCTGGGACCGGGGTGCTATGCTAATGCCTGTGCCTTCGACAGGAAAG AGAAGCAACATGTTCCCGAAGGGCACAAAGCGCAAGTTCTCCGACTCTGCGGACGAGCCGGGGGCGGCCGGCGAGGAGACCCAGTCCAGCTCCATGGCCATGCGCATGCTCTCCTCCTACAGCCTGCAGCGCCAGTCCCTGCTGGACATGTCCCTCATCAAGCTGCAGCTGTGCCACATGCTGGTGGAGCCCAACCTGTGCCGCTCGGTGCTCATCGCAAACACGGTGCGGCAGATCCAGGAGGAGATGACCCAGGACGGGACGTGGCAGATCATGACGCAGGCCCTGAGCGCGGCGCAGTGCCCCGCCGACCACCTGGTGGCCACGGAGGTCCTGTGTCGGCAGGCCGAAGCGGCGCAGGGAGAGCAGGGGCCCAAGCCCctctcggaggaggaggagggctaccacgaggaggacgaggaggaggaggaggacgaagaggaggaggaggtcgtggtcgaggagggggagggcaagGTCACCATGTCCTCTGGCATCCCCCAGGCTCCGGCCCCCTACCTGCCGGGTAATTTTGGGCTGGACCCTCGCTGGGAAGAGGACcacgacgaggaggaggacgaggaggaggacagcgagGAGTGCGGGTCTGGGTCggagggcgaggagggggaCAACAGGCTGGTGGGAGACTCCAGGACAGCAGAGCAGGTCTTTGGGACCTTTGAGATTAAAACCCCAGCGCCCAGCCCCGACCCCGCTCTGGAGGAGCTGTTCTCGGACGTGGACGCCTCCTACTACGACCTGGACACGGTGCTGACGGGGATGCAGAGCGCCCCTAAGATGGGGCCCTACGACCTCCTGGAGAGCCTGTCCTCCCACGGGCCCTCGGCCCTCAGCTCCGGCTCCAGCTGCCGAGCCGACCTCAACGAACTGGACCACATCATGGAGATCATAGTGGGCTCCTGA
- the LOC124465206 gene encoding cell division cycle-associated protein 4-like isoform X1, which translates to MLHSRWFSGFVKSVVIPPSRSQPKMGRNGAEQKLLVACTKVETCSSWDRGAMLMPVPSTGKRSNMFPKGTKRKFSDSADEPGAAGEETQSSSMAMRMLSSYSLQRQSLLDMSLIKLQLCHMLVEPNLCRSVLIANTVRQIQEEMTQDGTWQIMTQALSAAQCPADHLVATEVLCRQAEAAQGEQGPKPLSEEEEGYHEEDEEEEEDEEEEEVVVEEGEGKVTMSSGIPQAPAPYLPGNFGLDPRWEEDHDEEEDEEEDSEECGSGSEGEEGDNRLVGDSRTAEQVFGTFEIKTPAPSPDPALEELFSDVDASYYDLDTVLTGMQSAPKMGPYDLLESLSSHGPSALSSGSSCRADLNELDHIMEIIVGS; encoded by the exons ATGCTACATTCCCGGTGGTTCAGTGGGTTTGTTAAAAGTGTGGTTATTCCGCCCAGCAGGAGTCAGCCTAAAATGGGCAGAAATGGTGCAGAACAAAAGCTGCTTGTTGCTTGTACAAAGGTTGAGACGTGCAGCAGCTGGGACCGGGGTGCTATGCTAATGCCTGTGCCTTCGACAGGAAAG AGAAGCAACATGTTCCCGAAGGGCACAAAGCGCAAGTTCTCCGACTCTGCGGACGAGCCGGGGGCGGCCGGCGAGGAGACCCAGTCCAGCTCCATGGCCATGCGCATGCTCTCCTCCTACAGCCTGCAGCGCCAGTCCCTGCTGGACATGTCCCTCATCAAGCTGCAGCTGTGCCACATGCTGGTGGAGCCCAACCTGTGCCGCTCGGTGCTCATCGCAAACACGGTGCGGCAGATCCAGGAGGAGATGACCCAGGACGGGACGTGGCAGATCATGACGCAGGCCCTGAGCGCGGCGCAGTGCCCCGCCGACCACCTGGTGGCCACGGAGGTCCTGTGTCGGCAGGCCGAAGCGGCGCAGGGAGAGCAGGGGCCCAAGCCCctctcggaggaggaggagggctaccacgaggaggacgaggaggaggaggaggacgaagaggaggaggaggtcgtggtcgaggagggggagggcaagGTCACCATGTCCTCTGGCATCCCCCAGGCTCCGGCCCCCTACCTGCCGGGTAATTTTGGGCTGGACCCTCGCTGGGAAGAGGACcacgacgaggaggaggacgaggaggaggacagcgagGAGTGCGGGTCTGGGTCggagggcgaggagggggaCAACAGGCTGGTGGGAGACTCCAGGACAGCAGAGCAGGTCTTTGGGACCTTTGAGATTAAAACCCCAGCGCCCAGCCCCGACCCCGCTCTGGAGGAGCTGTTCTCGGACGTGGACGCCTCCTACTACGACCTGGACACGGTGCTGACGGGGATGCAGAGCGCCCCTAAGATGGGGCCCTACGACCTCCTGGAGAGCCTGTCCTCCCACGGGCCCTCGGCCCTCAGCTCCGGCTCCAGCTGCCGAGCCGACCTCAACGAACTGGACCACATCATGGAGATCATAGTGGGCTCCTGA
- the LOC124465206 gene encoding cell division cycle-associated protein 4-like isoform X2: MLTLRSQPKMGRNGAEQKLLVACTKVETCSSWDRGAMLMPVPSTGKRSNMFPKGTKRKFSDSADEPGAAGEETQSSSMAMRMLSSYSLQRQSLLDMSLIKLQLCHMLVEPNLCRSVLIANTVRQIQEEMTQDGTWQIMTQALSAAQCPADHLVATEVLCRQAEAAQGEQGPKPLSEEEEGYHEEDEEEEEDEEEEEVVVEEGEGKVTMSSGIPQAPAPYLPGNFGLDPRWEEDHDEEEDEEEDSEECGSGSEGEEGDNRLVGDSRTAEQVFGTFEIKTPAPSPDPALEELFSDVDASYYDLDTVLTGMQSAPKMGPYDLLESLSSHGPSALSSGSSCRADLNELDHIMEIIVGS, translated from the exons ATGCTTACCTTGAG GAGTCAGCCTAAAATGGGCAGAAATGGTGCAGAACAAAAGCTGCTTGTTGCTTGTACAAAGGTTGAGACGTGCAGCAGCTGGGACCGGGGTGCTATGCTAATGCCTGTGCCTTCGACAGGAAAG AGAAGCAACATGTTCCCGAAGGGCACAAAGCGCAAGTTCTCCGACTCTGCGGACGAGCCGGGGGCGGCCGGCGAGGAGACCCAGTCCAGCTCCATGGCCATGCGCATGCTCTCCTCCTACAGCCTGCAGCGCCAGTCCCTGCTGGACATGTCCCTCATCAAGCTGCAGCTGTGCCACATGCTGGTGGAGCCCAACCTGTGCCGCTCGGTGCTCATCGCAAACACGGTGCGGCAGATCCAGGAGGAGATGACCCAGGACGGGACGTGGCAGATCATGACGCAGGCCCTGAGCGCGGCGCAGTGCCCCGCCGACCACCTGGTGGCCACGGAGGTCCTGTGTCGGCAGGCCGAAGCGGCGCAGGGAGAGCAGGGGCCCAAGCCCctctcggaggaggaggagggctaccacgaggaggacgaggaggaggaggaggacgaagaggaggaggaggtcgtggtcgaggagggggagggcaagGTCACCATGTCCTCTGGCATCCCCCAGGCTCCGGCCCCCTACCTGCCGGGTAATTTTGGGCTGGACCCTCGCTGGGAAGAGGACcacgacgaggaggaggacgaggaggaggacagcgagGAGTGCGGGTCTGGGTCggagggcgaggagggggaCAACAGGCTGGTGGGAGACTCCAGGACAGCAGAGCAGGTCTTTGGGACCTTTGAGATTAAAACCCCAGCGCCCAGCCCCGACCCCGCTCTGGAGGAGCTGTTCTCGGACGTGGACGCCTCCTACTACGACCTGGACACGGTGCTGACGGGGATGCAGAGCGCCCCTAAGATGGGGCCCTACGACCTCCTGGAGAGCCTGTCCTCCCACGGGCCCTCGGCCCTCAGCTCCGGCTCCAGCTGCCGAGCCGACCTCAACGAACTGGACCACATCATGGAGATCATAGTGGGCTCCTGA
- the LOC124465206 gene encoding cell division cycle-associated protein 4-like isoform X4, with protein sequence MFPKGTKRKFSDSADEPGAAGEETQSSSMAMRMLSSYSLQRQSLLDMSLIKLQLCHMLVEPNLCRSVLIANTVRQIQEEMTQDGTWQIMTQALSAAQCPADHLVATEVLCRQAEAAQGEQGPKPLSEEEEGYHEEDEEEEEDEEEEEVVVEEGEGKVTMSSGIPQAPAPYLPGNFGLDPRWEEDHDEEEDEEEDSEECGSGSEGEEGDNRLVGDSRTAEQVFGTFEIKTPAPSPDPALEELFSDVDASYYDLDTVLTGMQSAPKMGPYDLLESLSSHGPSALSSGSSCRADLNELDHIMEIIVGS encoded by the coding sequence ATGTTCCCGAAGGGCACAAAGCGCAAGTTCTCCGACTCTGCGGACGAGCCGGGGGCGGCCGGCGAGGAGACCCAGTCCAGCTCCATGGCCATGCGCATGCTCTCCTCCTACAGCCTGCAGCGCCAGTCCCTGCTGGACATGTCCCTCATCAAGCTGCAGCTGTGCCACATGCTGGTGGAGCCCAACCTGTGCCGCTCGGTGCTCATCGCAAACACGGTGCGGCAGATCCAGGAGGAGATGACCCAGGACGGGACGTGGCAGATCATGACGCAGGCCCTGAGCGCGGCGCAGTGCCCCGCCGACCACCTGGTGGCCACGGAGGTCCTGTGTCGGCAGGCCGAAGCGGCGCAGGGAGAGCAGGGGCCCAAGCCCctctcggaggaggaggagggctaccacgaggaggacgaggaggaggaggaggacgaagaggaggaggaggtcgtggtcgaggagggggagggcaagGTCACCATGTCCTCTGGCATCCCCCAGGCTCCGGCCCCCTACCTGCCGGGTAATTTTGGGCTGGACCCTCGCTGGGAAGAGGACcacgacgaggaggaggacgaggaggaggacagcgagGAGTGCGGGTCTGGGTCggagggcgaggagggggaCAACAGGCTGGTGGGAGACTCCAGGACAGCAGAGCAGGTCTTTGGGACCTTTGAGATTAAAACCCCAGCGCCCAGCCCCGACCCCGCTCTGGAGGAGCTGTTCTCGGACGTGGACGCCTCCTACTACGACCTGGACACGGTGCTGACGGGGATGCAGAGCGCCCCTAAGATGGGGCCCTACGACCTCCTGGAGAGCCTGTCCTCCCACGGGCCCTCGGCCCTCAGCTCCGGCTCCAGCTGCCGAGCCGACCTCAACGAACTGGACCACATCATGGAGATCATAGTGGGCTCCTGA